The following are from one region of the Cystobacter fuscus DSM 2262 genome:
- a CDS encoding serine/threonine-protein kinase: protein MKPQERYRLEKAPLGTGGYASVFRATHKETGQVVALKRLKQRDSESLIRLKREIDVLRKLKHEHIMPLLDSSPLDNWYTMPLAEGTLADLRGQLDENELLSAIQHAAMGLAFAHELDFVHRDVTPWNILALRDSSGKRRWVIADWGLVRRPRGQTSRRVTRDALGTEGYLAPESWKDGHAADARADIYGLGRVVAWAVTGERLIPNIQLVPEGFWKNFVQRTTELELDRRPKSMVEALELLRELGAESVPLQVLVWKEDEQKRTVTSWMQLESGALQSLGETAGLLFSEGEQLWKWRVSMRDVQFPVLTSSESPEPVRKTALGRWLQQIRERMHPRVDVTEPGLLRWEKGVIEDAHLDDVLRGYSRQLSPLEPYGQLDPLQTGLERTTQVISSLGRLLFITAREWTLFSGAAHGNTVFDFYVYDAVLAMRVEMLSAQALEPLFREERDMAFKLLQELETSPGGDEFSPDDISLTLYRPFYDESGKLKLELQFTSWTAYGASDGAWSSYTHSVQLTSARIPDALHEFVSPPESLGAYLAAKQEAGRRGWSTVGVSPAARKWLEDSFARR from the coding sequence ATGAAACCTCAGGAGCGCTACCGACTGGAGAAGGCTCCTCTCGGCACGGGAGGATATGCCTCAGTTTTTCGTGCCACTCACAAGGAAACGGGTCAGGTCGTAGCGCTCAAACGGCTGAAGCAGCGCGATTCAGAGAGCCTCATCCGGCTCAAACGCGAGATCGATGTCCTGCGCAAGCTCAAGCACGAGCACATCATGCCCTTGCTGGATTCCAGTCCCCTAGACAACTGGTACACGATGCCCCTGGCCGAGGGAACACTCGCGGATTTGAGAGGACAATTGGATGAGAATGAGTTGCTGAGCGCGATTCAACACGCCGCGATGGGACTGGCCTTCGCCCATGAGCTTGACTTCGTCCACCGGGATGTCACGCCATGGAACATCCTCGCCCTGCGGGACTCCTCGGGAAAACGGCGTTGGGTGATAGCGGATTGGGGACTGGTTCGCAGACCTCGCGGGCAAACCAGTCGCAGGGTGACGCGGGATGCGCTGGGAACCGAGGGCTACCTCGCGCCGGAATCATGGAAGGACGGGCATGCGGCGGACGCACGTGCCGACATCTACGGCCTGGGCCGCGTCGTCGCGTGGGCCGTGACTGGTGAGAGGCTCATTCCCAACATCCAGCTCGTTCCTGAAGGATTCTGGAAGAACTTCGTCCAGCGCACCACGGAGTTGGAACTCGACCGACGTCCGAAGAGCATGGTCGAGGCGTTGGAGCTGTTGCGCGAACTCGGGGCGGAATCCGTTCCGTTGCAGGTGCTCGTGTGGAAGGAAGACGAGCAGAAGCGAACGGTGACCTCATGGATGCAACTTGAGAGCGGGGCACTCCAGAGTTTGGGGGAGACGGCTGGGCTCTTGTTCTCCGAAGGAGAACAACTCTGGAAGTGGCGTGTATCGATGCGCGACGTCCAATTCCCAGTACTCACCAGCTCCGAGTCTCCCGAACCGGTCCGGAAGACGGCTCTGGGCCGATGGCTTCAGCAGATTCGCGAGCGCATGCACCCCAGGGTGGACGTCACCGAGCCTGGCCTGCTTCGCTGGGAAAAGGGAGTCATCGAGGACGCACATCTTGACGATGTCCTACGAGGATACTCCCGACAGCTTTCGCCGTTGGAGCCGTACGGCCAGCTCGATCCCCTCCAGACGGGTCTTGAGCGGACGACCCAAGTCATTTCCAGCCTGGGCCGGCTCCTCTTCATCACCGCCCGGGAATGGACGTTGTTCTCCGGGGCGGCTCACGGCAACACGGTTTTCGACTTCTATGTCTACGACGCCGTATTGGCGATGCGAGTCGAGATGCTGTCAGCCCAGGCACTGGAGCCTTTGTTCCGCGAAGAGCGGGACATGGCATTCAAACTCTTGCAGGAGCTCGAAACTTCCCCGGGGGGGGATGAGTTTTCCCCCGATGACATCTCCCTGACGCTCTATCGGCCCTTCTACGACGAGTCAGGCAAGCTGAAGCTGGAATTGCAGTTCACGTCTTGGACCGCCTATGGCGCTTCGGATGGCGCGTGGTCGTCCTACACTCATTCAGTCCAACTCACGAGCGCGCGAATACCCGACGCCCTTCATGAGTTCGTGTCACCTCCTGAATCGCTCGGTGCCTATCTCGCTGCGAAGCAAGAAGCGGGCAGGAGGGGCTGGAGCACGGTGGGCGTCAGTCCGGCGGCGAGGAAGTGGCTGGAGGACTCATTCGCGCGCAGGTGA
- a CDS encoding CoA transferase subunit A, producing MSTNKLCSMKEAISASVKNGSSLIIDGFTHLICFAAGHEIIRQGIKDLTAIRLTPDLVYDQLIEAGCVKKLVFSWAGNPGVGSLHALRRRGEASSPQRLELDEYSHFGLLSRFLAASAGLPFWPLNNYFGGDIAQANPAIKTVQCPYTGQTLATVPALHPDVAIIHCQRADAEGNAQVWGLLGSQKEVAFAARKVIVVAEQIVPTEVIRRDPNRTVVPGIIVSHVVHEPWGCHPSFVQGFYDRDNDFYVKWEDISRQPETYQAYLQEFVYGVKDRQEYLKKLESGLLDKLRAKPRMSEGVDYGY from the coding sequence ATGTCCACGAACAAGCTCTGCTCGATGAAGGAGGCCATCTCCGCCTCCGTCAAGAATGGCAGCTCCCTCATCATCGACGGTTTCACCCACCTCATCTGCTTCGCGGCGGGACATGAAATCATCCGGCAGGGCATCAAGGACCTGACGGCCATCCGGCTCACGCCCGACCTCGTCTATGATCAGCTCATCGAGGCCGGGTGCGTGAAGAAGCTCGTCTTCAGCTGGGCGGGCAACCCGGGCGTGGGCAGCCTCCACGCCCTGCGCCGCCGCGGCGAGGCCAGCTCGCCCCAGCGCCTGGAGCTGGACGAGTACTCGCACTTCGGCCTGCTCTCGCGCTTCCTCGCCGCGAGCGCCGGCCTGCCCTTCTGGCCCCTCAACAACTACTTCGGCGGGGACATCGCCCAGGCCAACCCCGCCATCAAGACGGTGCAGTGCCCGTACACGGGCCAGACGCTCGCCACCGTCCCCGCGCTCCACCCCGACGTGGCCATCATCCACTGCCAGCGCGCGGACGCGGAGGGCAACGCCCAGGTGTGGGGCCTGCTCGGCTCGCAGAAGGAAGTGGCCTTCGCCGCGCGCAAGGTCATCGTCGTGGCCGAGCAGATCGTCCCCACCGAGGTCATCCGCCGGGATCCCAACCGCACCGTGGTCCCCGGCATCATCGTGAGCCACGTGGTGCACGAGCCCTGGGGCTGCCACCCGAGCTTCGTGCAAGGCTTCTACGACCGCGACAATGATTTCTACGTGAAGTGGGAGGACATTTCGCGCCAGCCGGAAACCTATCAGGCCTACCTCCAGGAGTTCGTCTACGGGGTCAAGGACAGACAGGAATACTTGAAGAAGCTCGAGTCGGGCCTGCTCGACAAGCTCCGGGCCAAGCCGCGCATGAGCGAGGGGGTGGACTATGGCTACTGA
- a CDS encoding acetyl ornithine aminotransferase family protein gives MSNLYPEIKVAPPGPKAQAVIEQDKQFTSPSYIKEYPLVVDRGEGPWVYDVDGNRYLDFMAGIAVTSTGHAHPQVVRAIQESAARFLHICGTDFYYDSFAKLCAKLASYLPGMGPKKVFLTNSGTEAVEGALKLARYHTRRQYVIAFKGGFHGRTYGAISLNSSKVAQKAFFGPLVPGVIHIPYAYPYRCPRGCAPNACDESCNCAQVLENDWFINHVDPREVAAVFIEPILGEGGYVVPPKSFLQELRRICDKHGILLVFDEIQSGIGRTGHMFAAEHFGVMPDIVLSAKGIASGMPLGAIIAKESVMTWPRGSHGSTYGGNPVCCAAALATLDVVEGLMENVRTTGDVLLKGLKDLQKRFPTLGDVRGVGLMVGAEFVHPQTREPASAYVGDLEQLAFQKGLLLLSCGKSTIRFAPPLVVGPHEVNVMLRILEECLTLLDDKHQMRAKPPLDEKI, from the coding sequence ATGAGCAATCTCTATCCCGAAATCAAGGTCGCGCCCCCGGGCCCCAAGGCCCAGGCCGTCATCGAGCAGGACAAGCAATTCACCTCGCCTTCCTACATCAAGGAATACCCCCTGGTGGTGGACCGGGGCGAGGGGCCCTGGGTGTACGACGTGGATGGCAACCGGTACCTGGACTTCATGGCGGGCATCGCCGTGACGTCCACGGGCCATGCCCATCCTCAGGTCGTGCGCGCCATCCAGGAGTCCGCCGCGCGCTTCCTCCACATCTGCGGCACCGACTTCTATTACGACTCGTTCGCCAAGCTGTGCGCGAAGCTCGCCAGCTACCTGCCGGGCATGGGCCCCAAGAAGGTCTTCCTGACCAACTCGGGCACCGAGGCCGTGGAGGGCGCGCTCAAGCTGGCGCGCTACCACACCCGCCGCCAGTATGTGATTGCCTTCAAGGGCGGCTTCCACGGCCGCACCTACGGCGCCATCTCGCTCAATTCCTCCAAGGTGGCCCAGAAGGCGTTCTTCGGGCCCCTGGTGCCGGGCGTCATCCACATCCCCTACGCCTACCCGTACCGCTGTCCCCGCGGGTGCGCGCCCAATGCCTGTGACGAGTCGTGCAACTGCGCCCAGGTGCTGGAGAACGACTGGTTCATCAACCACGTGGATCCGCGCGAGGTCGCCGCCGTCTTCATCGAGCCCATCCTCGGCGAGGGCGGCTACGTGGTCCCCCCCAAGAGCTTCCTCCAGGAGCTGCGCCGCATCTGCGACAAGCACGGCATCCTGCTCGTCTTCGATGAGATCCAGTCCGGCATCGGCCGCACCGGCCACATGTTCGCCGCGGAGCACTTCGGGGTGATGCCCGACATCGTCCTGTCCGCCAAGGGCATCGCCTCGGGCATGCCCCTGGGCGCCATCATCGCCAAGGAGAGCGTGATGACCTGGCCCCGGGGCTCGCACGGCAGCACCTACGGCGGCAACCCGGTGTGCTGCGCCGCGGCGCTCGCCACGCTGGACGTGGTCGAGGGCCTCATGGAGAACGTGCGCACCACGGGCGACGTGCTCCTCAAGGGGCTCAAGGATCTCCAGAAGCGCTTCCCCACCCTGGGCGACGTGCGCGGCGTGGGCCTCATGGTCGGCGCCGAGTTCGTCCACCCCCAGACGCGCGAGCCCGCGAGCGCCTACGTGGGCGACCTGGAACAGCTCGCCTTCCAGAAGGGCCTGCTCCTGCTGTCGTGTGGCAAGTCCACCATCCGCTTCGCCCCGCCGCTGGTCGTCGGCCCGCACGAGGTGAACGTGATGCTGCGCATCCTCGAGGAGTGCCTCACCCTCCTCGATGACAAGCACCAGATGCGCGCCAAACCGCCGCTCGACGAGAAGATCTGA
- a CDS encoding thiolase family protein, with protein MSEAFIVDAVRTPIGRYRGALKGFRPDDLAGHVLRELVKRQRLDPAQVDEVFLGCANQAGEDNRNVARMALLLAGLPTSVPGVTVNRLCASGLEAIIQGSRMIRLGEADIVLAGGVESMTRAPWSMPKPEDGFPSGKFEGWDTALGWRYPNPKLAALFPLEQMGETAENVAARYNVSREDQDRFALGSHQKSVIAQKEGRFADELVAVEQPQRKGPALRVDADEGPRADTSLEKLASLKAAFREGGSVTAGNSSTLNDGASAVLLMSERALKASGATPLARCASNASAGVDPQYMGVGPIPATARALARVGWKAEELDLTELNEAFAAQALACIRELGLAPERVNVNGGGIALGHPLGSSGARIVTTLVHEMKRRGAKRGLATLCVGVGQGLALTLER; from the coding sequence ATGTCCGAAGCCTTCATCGTCGACGCCGTCCGCACCCCCATTGGCCGCTACCGGGGAGCCCTCAAGGGCTTCCGCCCGGATGACCTCGCGGGCCACGTGCTGCGCGAGCTGGTCAAGCGCCAGCGCCTGGACCCCGCCCAGGTGGACGAGGTGTTCCTCGGTTGCGCCAACCAGGCGGGCGAGGACAACCGCAACGTCGCTCGCATGGCGCTGCTGCTCGCCGGGCTGCCCACGAGCGTGCCCGGCGTGACGGTCAACCGCCTGTGCGCCAGCGGACTGGAGGCCATCATCCAGGGCAGCCGGATGATCCGCCTGGGTGAGGCGGACATCGTCCTCGCCGGAGGCGTGGAGTCCATGACCCGCGCCCCCTGGTCCATGCCCAAGCCCGAGGACGGCTTCCCCTCGGGCAAGTTCGAGGGCTGGGACACCGCGCTCGGCTGGCGCTACCCCAACCCGAAGCTCGCGGCGCTCTTCCCCCTGGAGCAGATGGGCGAGACGGCCGAGAACGTGGCCGCGCGCTACAACGTCTCGCGCGAGGATCAGGATCGCTTCGCCCTGGGCTCGCACCAGAAGTCCGTCATCGCCCAGAAGGAGGGCCGGTTCGCCGACGAGCTCGTCGCGGTGGAGCAGCCCCAGCGCAAGGGCCCCGCCCTGCGCGTGGACGCCGACGAGGGCCCCCGCGCGGACACCTCCCTGGAGAAGCTCGCCTCGCTCAAGGCCGCCTTCCGCGAGGGCGGCAGCGTGACGGCGGGCAACTCCTCCACGCTCAATGACGGCGCTTCCGCGGTGCTGCTGATGAGCGAGCGGGCCCTGAAGGCCTCCGGGGCCACGCCCCTGGCGCGCTGCGCGAGCAATGCCAGCGCCGGCGTGGATCCCCAGTACATGGGCGTGGGCCCCATCCCCGCCACGGCCAGGGCCCTGGCGCGCGTGGGCTGGAAGGCGGAAGAGCTGGATCTGACGGAGCTGAACGAGGCCTTCGCGGCCCAGGCGCTCGCGTGCATCCGGGAGCTGGGATTGGCCCCCGAGCGCGTCAACGTCAACGGCGGCGGCATCGCCCTGGGCCATCCCCTGGGCTCGAGCGGCGCGCGCATCGTCACCACCCTGGTGCACGAGATGAAGCGGCGCGGCGCGAAGCGGGGACTTGCCACGCTCTGTGTTGGCGTCGGACAGGGACTCGCCCTCACCCTGGAGCGCTGA
- a CDS encoding glycoside hydrolase family 43 protein, producing MKTYKWAASLTLVGATMAVMPGCGGGEGEEGAAREPLTSAPAELAACTTRITYGDAWIHPGRTSMEDTVDGQVTWDGTCINEGSNSYAVLSNGWKPYFTGNNACVMAFDSTCAGEPACTTRITYNASWIHSGTNQYDNAGGRVFWDRSCTNQSPNSYAVLSNGWKPYFTGSNACGMSFMYSGCGGLYQNPVVATDCPDPGVIQDGNRYIAACTGGNYALRTSTDLVTWTSAGTIFSSTTKPTWAKGDFWAPEIHKVGSRYIAYFTARHTNGALSIGAATATNPLGPYTDLGRPLINDTSMGMIDATVLKASNGTPYLVWKADGNAVGKKTPIYGQQLSADGLSLVGTRAQLITNDLSWEGGVVEAPWMVARDGYYYLFYSGNAYYNGTYAIGVARATSPLGPYTKLGAPILKTVPGWEGPGHGSVVTSPTGGSAMVYHAWNAAHTGRVMLVDNIVWSGGWPSMPSAPSVSSRPRF from the coding sequence ATGAAAACCTATAAATGGGCTGCATCCCTCACGCTGGTGGGGGCGACGATGGCGGTGATGCCGGGCTGTGGAGGCGGTGAGGGCGAAGAGGGGGCGGCGCGGGAGCCGCTCACCTCCGCCCCGGCGGAACTCGCGGCGTGTACGACCCGCATCACCTACGGCGACGCGTGGATCCACCCGGGCCGCACGAGCATGGAGGACACGGTGGATGGGCAGGTGACGTGGGATGGCACCTGCATCAACGAGGGCAGCAACTCCTATGCGGTGCTCTCCAATGGCTGGAAGCCGTACTTCACCGGCAACAACGCGTGCGTGATGGCCTTCGACTCGACGTGCGCGGGCGAGCCCGCGTGCACCACGCGCATCACCTACAACGCGTCGTGGATCCACTCCGGCACGAACCAGTATGACAACGCGGGCGGGCGGGTGTTCTGGGACCGCTCGTGCACCAACCAGAGCCCCAATTCCTACGCGGTGCTCTCCAATGGCTGGAAGCCCTACTTCACGGGCTCGAACGCGTGCGGCATGTCGTTCATGTACTCGGGCTGTGGCGGCCTCTACCAGAACCCGGTGGTGGCCACCGACTGCCCGGATCCGGGCGTCATCCAGGACGGCAACCGGTACATCGCCGCCTGTACGGGCGGAAACTATGCGCTGCGCACCTCGACGGACCTCGTGACGTGGACGTCCGCGGGCACCATCTTCTCGTCCACGACCAAACCCACGTGGGCCAAGGGAGACTTCTGGGCGCCGGAGATCCACAAGGTGGGCTCGCGCTACATCGCCTACTTCACCGCGCGCCACACCAATGGCGCGCTGTCGATTGGCGCCGCCACGGCGACGAACCCCCTCGGCCCCTACACCGACCTGGGCCGCCCGCTCATCAACGACACGAGCATGGGGATGATCGACGCCACGGTCCTGAAGGCCAGCAATGGCACGCCCTACCTCGTGTGGAAGGCGGATGGGAACGCGGTGGGCAAGAAGACGCCCATCTACGGCCAGCAGCTCTCGGCGGATGGTCTGTCGCTCGTCGGCACCCGCGCGCAGCTCATCACCAATGATCTGTCCTGGGAGGGCGGCGTCGTCGAGGCCCCGTGGATGGTGGCGCGCGACGGCTACTACTATCTCTTCTACAGCGGCAACGCCTACTACAACGGCACGTATGCCATTGGCGTGGCGCGCGCGACGAGCCCCCTGGGCCCCTATACGAAGCTTGGCGCCCCCATCCTCAAGACGGTGCCGGGCTGGGAGGGCCCCGGACACGGCTCGGTGGTGACCAGCCCCACGGGTGGCTCGGCCATGGTCTATCACGCGTGGAACGCGGCCCACACCGGGCGCGTGATGCTCGTGGACAACATCGTCTGGAGCGGGGGCTGGCCGTCCATGCCCTCGGCCCCGTCCGTCAGCTCGCGCCCCCGCTTCTAA
- a CDS encoding serine hydrolase domain-containing protein, giving the protein MMRRHGNDVGSEAISRRGVLMGAGALGVAALAGCGRTGTRGGSDTSGFSQAGLERLHTAMAAHVEQGELPGVVTLLARGDEVHADALGTLSFGDTTPMRRDTIFRIASMSKPIAGAAAMLLVEEGKLRLDEPVDRLLPELANRRVLKRPDGPIEDTVPALRPILVSDLLTLRLGTGAIMTPGDYPIVQAMNERGVGVGAELPTTPNADAWLQALGSLPLIHQPGEVWMYDTGITVLGALLARASGQPLETFLRERFFEPLGMKDTGFSVPADKLERLPTTYFRNPETKEFIVFDPPGKDSRFSQPPGFPSAAGGLVSTADDYLAFARMMLNRGAFPGGRILSERSVELMTTDHLTPEQKAVSPFSPGFWDKHGWGYAVSVITRHEPGDPRGFGWDGGYGTSCYWDPETGLIGILLTQRTMDSPTAPAAFVDFWRSAYEAIQGQSRT; this is encoded by the coding sequence ATGATGCGACGACACGGAAATGATGTGGGCTCGGAGGCAATCAGCCGGCGCGGTGTGCTCATGGGGGCCGGGGCGCTCGGCGTGGCGGCGCTGGCGGGATGTGGCCGCACAGGGACACGAGGTGGCTCGGACACGTCGGGATTCTCCCAGGCGGGACTCGAACGCCTGCATACGGCCATGGCCGCCCATGTGGAGCAGGGCGAGCTGCCGGGAGTCGTGACACTGCTCGCCCGAGGCGACGAGGTGCACGCGGACGCGCTCGGTACCCTGTCCTTCGGCGACACGACCCCCATGCGGCGGGACACGATCTTCCGCATCGCATCGATGAGCAAGCCCATCGCGGGCGCCGCGGCGATGCTCCTGGTGGAGGAAGGCAAGCTGCGCCTCGACGAGCCCGTGGACCGGCTGCTGCCGGAACTCGCCAACCGCCGGGTGCTCAAACGCCCCGATGGCCCCATCGAAGACACCGTGCCCGCCCTGCGGCCCATCCTGGTGAGCGATCTGCTGACGCTGCGCCTGGGGACGGGCGCCATCATGACGCCGGGCGACTACCCCATCGTCCAGGCGATGAACGAGCGAGGCGTGGGCGTGGGTGCCGAGCTGCCCACGACTCCGAACGCGGACGCCTGGCTCCAGGCCTTGGGCTCGCTGCCGCTGATCCATCAGCCAGGTGAGGTCTGGATGTATGACACCGGCATCACCGTCCTCGGCGCGCTGCTCGCGCGGGCCTCGGGCCAGCCCCTGGAGACGTTCCTCCGCGAGCGCTTCTTCGAGCCGCTGGGCATGAAGGACACGGGGTTCAGCGTGCCGGCCGACAAGCTCGAGCGGCTGCCCACGACCTACTTCCGCAATCCCGAGACGAAGGAGTTCATCGTCTTCGATCCGCCGGGCAAGGACAGCCGCTTCAGCCAGCCACCGGGGTTTCCGTCCGCTGCCGGGGGTCTGGTCTCCACGGCCGACGACTACCTCGCCTTCGCCCGGATGATGCTGAACCGGGGCGCGTTCCCCGGTGGGCGCATCCTCTCGGAGCGCTCGGTGGAACTCATGACCACCGACCACCTCACGCCCGAGCAGAAGGCCGTGTCGCCCTTCAGCCCGGGCTTCTGGGACAAGCACGGCTGGGGCTACGCCGTGTCCGTCATCACCCGGCACGAGCCCGGAGATCCCCGAGGGTTCGGCTGGGATGGCGGCTACGGCACGTCCTGCTACTGGGACCCCGAGACCGGACTGATCGGCATCCTGCTGACGCAGCGGACGATGGATTCGCCCACCGCGCCCGCGGCGTTCGTGGACTTCTGGCGCTCGGCCTACGAGGCGATCCAGGGCCAGTCACGAACCTGA
- a CDS encoding CoA-transferase subunit beta, whose protein sequence is MATETQTGASASERMAHRASQELHDGNVVFVGIGLPNLACNLARATHAPGLFMIYESGAVGAIPERLPVSIGDPSLVTDSLAVVSQADIFQCLLQRGHIEVGFLGGAQVDKWGNINTTVIGDYANPKVRLPGSGGACEIAVHAKRLLIIMRMSKRTFVERCDFVTSPGHRMNGKSRAELGMPGGGPTCLITDLGVMEFDATGEAVLTEVYPGVTPEAAQAACGWKLKVSDTLKTASVPDDATLRLLRERLDPQRLYL, encoded by the coding sequence ATGGCTACTGAAACCCAGACAGGCGCCAGCGCGTCCGAGCGCATGGCGCACCGGGCCTCGCAGGAGCTGCACGACGGCAACGTGGTGTTCGTGGGCATCGGCCTGCCCAACCTCGCCTGCAACCTCGCGCGGGCCACACACGCCCCCGGCCTGTTCATGATCTACGAGTCCGGCGCCGTGGGGGCCATCCCCGAGCGGCTGCCGGTGTCCATCGGGGACCCGTCCCTGGTGACGGACTCGCTCGCGGTGGTGAGCCAGGCGGACATCTTCCAGTGCCTGTTGCAGCGCGGGCACATCGAGGTGGGCTTCCTCGGCGGCGCTCAGGTGGACAAGTGGGGCAACATCAACACCACGGTCATCGGCGACTACGCCAACCCCAAGGTGCGCCTGCCCGGCAGCGGCGGCGCGTGTGAGATCGCCGTCCACGCGAAGCGGTTGCTCATCATCATGCGTATGAGCAAGCGCACCTTCGTGGAGCGCTGTGACTTCGTGACGAGCCCCGGCCATCGCATGAATGGCAAGAGCCGCGCGGAGCTGGGCATGCCTGGAGGGGGGCCGACCTGCCTCATCACCGACCTGGGCGTGATGGAGTTCGACGCCACGGGCGAGGCGGTGCTCACCGAGGTGTACCCGGGCGTCACCCCGGAAGCGGCCCAGGCCGCCTGCGGTTGGAAGTTGAAGGTGTCGGACACGCTGAAGACGGCGTCCGTCCCCGATGACGCAACGTTGCGACTGCTGCGCGAGCGGCTGGATCCGCAACGGCTGTACCTCTAG